A stretch of the Argentina anserina chromosome 6, drPotAnse1.1, whole genome shotgun sequence genome encodes the following:
- the LOC126798478 gene encoding flavin mononucleotide hydrolase 1, chloroplatic — protein sequence MAVLLRLPAIPVPLRNSSLHSSRGLRMALNTHKNTNISFSATTRKLPILLFDIMDTIVRDPFYHDIPAFFRMPFEELIESKHPTAWIEFEKGLIDEVELAKKFFKDGRPLDLEGLKSCMREGYSYIAGVEELLHVLKQKNYEMHAFTNYPIWYEMIEDKLNISKYLSWTFCSCINGKRKPDPEFFLEVVRHLKVDPASCIFIDDRKRNVDAAKEVGIIGVHFKNVDVLRQDLSLMGIDISADQTNLAQEY from the exons ATGGCTGTGCTCTTGAGACTACCCGCGATCCCTGTCCCTCTAAGAAACTCGTCACTTCATTCCTCAAGAGGATTGAGAATGGCTCTAAATACCCACAAGAACACCAACATCTCCTTCTCTGCCACGACTCGAAAGCTGCCCATACTGCTCTTTGACATCATGGACACCATTGTTCGTGACCCTTTCTACCATGACATCCCTGCTTTCTTCAG AATGCCGTTCGAAGAACTAATAGAGTCGAAGCACCCAACTGCATGGATTGAGTTTGAGAAGGGGTTGATTGATGAG gTGGAACTAGCTAAAAAGTTCTTTAAGGATGGAAGGCCTTTAGATTTGGAAG GCCTTAAAAGTTGCATGAGAGAGGGATATTCCTACATTGCCGGTGTTGAGGAATTGCTTCATGtattaaaacaaaagaactatGAGATGCATGCTTTCACAAACTATCCCATCTG GTACGAGATGATTGAGGACAAATTAAACATCTCAAAATATCTATCGTGGACATTTTGTTCCTGTATAAATG GGAAGAGGAAGCCTGATCCCGAATTCTTTTTGGAAGTTGTGAGACATCTCAAAGTTGATCCAGCAAGCTGTATATTCATCGATGACAG GAAAAGAAATGTAGATGCTGCAAAGGAAGTTGGCATAATTGGTGTGCATTTTAAAAACGTAGATGTGCTTCGCCAAGATCTTTCTTTGATGGGAATTGACATTTCAGCAGATCAAACCAACCTTGCACAAGAATATTGA
- the LOC126799184 gene encoding uncharacterized protein LOC126799184 produces the protein MWSVGAFDSITLTTPSPSSALFGALAKPPTCSLRVHFPSRPLRALPTFTLSNQSSSFGSKKALPFRCSAALTPELKSTLDKVVTSHKVVLFMKGTKDFPQCGFSNTVVQILRSLNVPFETINILENEFLRQGLKEYSSWPTFPQLYVEGEFFGGCDITVDAYKSGELQEVLEKAMCS, from the exons ATGTGGAGTGTTGGGGCCTTTGACTCAATCACTTTAACAACACCATCTCCGTCGTCAGCTCTGTTCGGAGCTCTGGCCAAACCACCCACTTGTTCACTCCGCGTTCACTTTCCCTCTAGGCCTCTACGAGCTCTTCCCACCTTCACTCTTTCAAATCAATCGTCTTCTTTCGGATCCAAGAAAGCTCTCCCCTTTCGATGCTCTGCCG CATTGACTCCGGAGCTGAAGAGTACGCTGGACAAAGTTGTTACTTCACACAAAGTGGTGCTGTTTATGAAGGGAACCAAGGACTTCCCGCAGTGTGGATTTTCAAACACTGTTGTACAAATATTGAGGTCGTTGAATGTACCTTTCGAGACAATTAATATCCTGGAAAATGAGTTTCTGCGTCAGGGATTGAAGGAGTATTCCAGTTGGCCCACATTTCCTCAACTTTATGTTGAAGGAGAATTCTTTGGTGGTTGTGACATCACTGTTG